AAGTTGATATGCTGTGAATAAGTTTGTGGATAATGTGGATAACCCGGGGATAACATGGAATGTGGCTGTGAGTAAGTGAGGAAATATAGACATTATGTGGAAAATATATGTAACGTTGACAGAATTATTCAAATATTATTTACAGGATAAGTTGACATTTTTGAGTAAAACTTGGCAATAGAAATATATTTACAGTGCCTGTCATATGAATAAGTATGTAACTATGTAATTTTTATGACCAGATGACAAGGAATTTTTTAATAGCAAGTGGAATAAATACAAGACTTTAAGGAGGATTAGCAGTATTTGGTATCTTTTAATATTGGAATCGGAGGAAGCGGGGAACAAAGATGGGAGTCGTTGCCGACTTATGCCGAAAGATATCTACTTTAAACCCTAATGAAATAGAGACTTTGGAAAATGTTTTAACCGTTTTGGGCTTGGCTGCAGATTTGGCTCATGCGCAAGCAACCCTGTATGCCCCAGCCCTCAGCGAAAACTTTATGGTCATCGTTGCGCAGCTAAAACCGAATACCAGCTATATCCAGTTCCGGACAAATCTATTAGGAAGTGCTGTCGAATCAGGTGAAGAACCGCTTGTCTGGCGTACTTTAATTTCCGGCGAACCCATTGCTGGACAGCGGGAGTTTGAATTAGGTGGAGACGTCGTTGAGATGCGGGTTTTTCCAATTCGCGACAGCAGCGGTCAGGTTGTTGCGGCCACCAGCTTTGAAACGAGCAGTTCGGAAGCAAGCGCCGATGGCCATCATGTTCTTATGGAAACCGCCTATATGCTCCTTAACATGGCTGCTTCCGATTTGTATTCAGGCAGTAAGCTCTATCGGCCTCTTGGTACCAGAGATGGGATTGTTATTGTTGACGCACAGGGCGATATAATTTTTTCCAACTCTGCTGCGGATGGCATTTATAAGACATTAGGAGTTAACCGGATGATCGGACGGCGGGTTGACGACCAGCAAATTAATATGAAAGTTGTTCAGCAAGCGGAAGGTAGCGGTGAGCCCCAGGAAAGCGAAATTGAAGCCGGGAATATGATATTGATGCAACGGGCCATTCCAATTGTTGCTAAAGAGCAAGTATCCCGTGTCATATTTATTATTGCGGATGTTACAGAAATTAGGAAAAAAGAAAAAGAACTGTTAATTAAATCTGCCGTAATTCAAGAAATCCATCACCGGGTAAAAAACAACCTTCAGACGATAGCCAGTTTACTCAGGTTACAGGCGCGGCGTACTAGCACACCTGAAGTTAAAGCCGCTTTAAGAGAGAGCGTCAACCGTATATTGAGCATTTCAGTGGTACATGAATTCTTGTCGCAGCAGGATCGTGAGTATATTGATGTTGCGGAGGTTACCAAGAATATTCTGGATCTGGTCATTCAAAATATGCTGGAACCGGATTTTAACATAGAGACAGTACTAAATGGGCAGACGGTGATATTGCCTTCTGAGCGGGCCAGTAGTTTGGCGCTTGTTATTAACGAACTTATTCAAAACTCAATTGAACATGGATTTGTCGGGCGCAAGGAAGGCCTAATCAGTGTTGATATTACTATAGCCCCGGATAGTTACCAAATTGATATTTACGACAATGGAGTTGGACTGCCGAAAGATTTTAATCTGCAGACCACCAACAGTCTCGGTCTGCAAATTGTGAGGACTCTCGTTGAAACCGATCTTGGCGGCAAGTTTAGGATTTATTCCGATACTGGAACTCACGCCTCAGTTATTATTCCGCGACTTGCAGAAAGTGCAAAAGGAGACTAAGGAGGTTGGCAATATGGAATCTTTGCGGATTGTAATCGCGGATAATGAATCCATTATCCGGATGGACTTAAAAGAACTGTTGGAGGAGGCCGGGCATAGCATAGTTGGAGAAGCAGCGGACGGAATCAAGGCTGTGGAACTGGCTCGTAAACATAACCCGGATCTTGTTATTATGGACATTAAGATGCCGGAAATGGATGGTATTACAGCAGCCAAGATCATTTCAAATGAAAAAATAGCTCCGGTTTTACTACTGACAGCCTTTAGTCAGAAGGAAATTGTGGAAAAGGCAAAAGATTCCGGCGTACTTGCCTACCTGGTGAAACCGGTAAAAGAAGCTAACCTATTTCCGGCTATGGAGATTGCGTTATCAAGATTTCAGGAGTTTGCGGAACTGGAAAAGGAATTGGAAGAAGTTAAGAATTCATTGGAGACTCGTAAAATACTCGATCGTGCCAAAGGAATTCTTATGGATGCCTATAGCCTTACTGAGAGTGAGGCCTATAGGCGTATTCAGCAATACAGTATGAGCAAACGCAAGTCTATTCGGGAAGTGGCGGAGGCTATTGTTGAGTCTGCCACTCGCAAACGGTAGTAAAAACTATTCACGTTAAGAGGGGAACTGCTTATAAGCCGCCATCTGCGTCGTTGTTCCTGCGGTCCTCACTACAGCGTACAACCGGTACGCTTCCGTTCCGGTCCTCGTTGCGCCTAGCATCTAACGACTTCTAAGCAGTTCGGGGCAGTTAATAAGCTAGGTAGATACAAGCTTAACTACTCGTTAAGATGGAAACTGCTGGATAACCGCCGTCTGTATCGGCTCTTGCGGTGCTCGCTCCAACCGATCTAAGTAGTTAGCTTATCTCCATCTGATGGCACGGACCTCCGGTACGCCTTTGCTCTGGCTTCTCGGTATGAAAATTTATTTTCAGGTATAGTTCATGGCAGTTGTTAAGTTGAGTTGATACGGTGATTTTCAAAGGGTAAAGCAGCCTGTGCTCTACCTTTTTTTGTTTTTTACAAAAAATTTATGAATTTCTGGGCAAAATGCTCTTGATTTTTAGAGCGTTTTTTTATATTATAATTTATGGAATTAGCACTCAATGTTAGTGAGTGCTAACAATAAACAGTTGAAAATTATTACACTATAAAGGGAGGTTTTCTCACATGATTAAGCCGTTAGGCGACAGAGTAGTAATCGAGGCTTTGGAAAAGGAAGAAGTTACCAAAAGTGGAATTGTCCTGCCGGACACCGTTAAGGAAAAGCCGCAAGAAGGTAAAATTGTGGCTGTCGGTACCGGGAAAGTATTGGATAACGGTCAGCGGATTGCGCTTGATGTTAAAGCCGGTGACAAAGTTATTTTTTCCAAATATGCCGGTACTGAAGTTAAGATTGATGGTAAAGAGTACCTCATTCTCAGCGAAAGAGATATCCTGGCAATAGTTGAATAGTTGAATAATATTAAACCGAAACGAAAGGAAGGTAATACATAATGGCTAAGCAAATTATTTTTGATGAAGAAGCACGTCGTGCACTGGAAAAAGGTGTTAACGCCCTTGCCAACGCTGTTAAAATAACTCTTGGACCTAAAGGTCGTAACGTTGTTCTGGACAAAAAATTCGGTGCTCCTACCATTACTAATGACGGCGTAACCATCGCCCGTGATGTTGAACTTGAAGATCCCTTCGAAAATATGGGTGCTCAACTTGTTAAAGAAGTTGCCACCAAAACGAATGACGTAGCCGGTGACGGTACTACTACCGCTACTCTCTTGGCTCAAGCCATGATCCGCGAAGGTATGCGCAATGTTGCCGCAGGTGCCAACCCCATGATTCTCAAAAAAGGTATTGAAAAGGCCGTTGAAGTACTTGTCAGCGAGATTAAAGCAAGCTCTAAAAAAATTGAGACTAAAGATGCTATTGCCCAGGTTGCGTCTATTTCCGCCGCTGACGCTGAAATTGGCAAGCTGATTGCCGAAGCCATGGAAAAAGTAGGTAAAGACGGTGTTATCACTGTTGAAGAATCCAAAACTATGGGTACTGATCTTGATGTTGTAGAAGGAATGCAGTTCGACCGCGGTTACATTTCGCCCTATATGGTTACCGACGCTGACAAAATGGAAGCCGTTCTGAATGAACCATATATCCTGATCACCGACCGTAAGATTGGTGCTATTGCCGACCTTCTCCCGGTCCTTGAAAAAGTGGTGCAACAAGGCAAGGAACTCTTAATTGTTGCTGAAGATGTAGAAGGGGAAGCGCTGGCTACCCTGGTAGTAAATAAACTTCGTGGTACTTTCCGGGCTGTAGCGGTGAAGGCTCCTGGCTTTGGTGACCGCAGAAAAGCAATGCTGGAAGACATCGCTATCCTTACCAGCGGTGCCGTTATTACCGAAGAACTTGGCCGCAAGCTCGATAGTGTACAACTTTCCGATCTTGGCCGCGCTCGTCAAGTCCGGGTTTCCAAAGAAGAAACTACGATCGTGGAAGGTTATGGACAAGCTGATGAAATCAAAAAACGTGTCGGCCAAATCCGTGTTCAAATCGAAGAAACTACCTCTGATTTCGATAAAGAAAAACTGCAAGAACGTCTGGCCAAACTTGCCGGTGGTGTAGCAGTAATCCAAGTTGGTGCAGCTACAGAAGTTGAACTCAAAGAGAAGAAACACCGTATCGAAGATGCTCTCAATGCTACTCGCGCAGCTGTTGAAGAAGGTATTGTAGCCGGTGGCGGCACTACCTTCATCGACATTCAAGCCAGTCTTGATAAGCTCAGCCTTACTGGTGATGAAAAGACCGGTGTGAACATTGTAAGACGGGCGATTGAAGAACCTGTACGCCAGATTGCCGATAACGCCGGGCATGAAGGTTCCGTGGTTGTTGAAAACGTTAAAAAAGCAGGCACAGGCTTTGGCTTCAACGCTCTTACTGAAGAATACATTGATATGATTGCCGCCGGTATTGTTGATCCGGCTAAAGTTACCCGCTCCGCTCTGCAAAACGCAGCCAGCATTGCGGCCATGGTACTCACTACTGAAACCCTTATTGCCGACAAACCGGAAAAAGAAAGTCCGGCAGCCGGCATGGGCGGCATGGGTGGTATGGGCGGCATGGGCGGTATGGGCGGCATGATGTAAGAATGCCGTAAACCCTTTGATATATAAAGGGTTTAAGATACCGGAAACCGCAAATGTTCACCTCACCATTTTGCTAACGAAATTGCTAAATATTAGAGGTTGTCCATGAGTGATCAAACTTTTGGGCAGCCTCTTTTTTTATTATTTTGGTAACATTCGGGCCACCATTGGGGCTTTTCCTACCCAGCAATGGGCTACTCCTTCTACTCGATTTGCATATTCCCCTGATTCCCTGCATACATAGTATTGTAGTGCGGGAAGGAGGGAAAAGCGTGATCATCAACTTGCGCCGCCTGTTCTATCACCGTCATATTTTTTTTAGCATTATTGGATTGCTTGCAATCTCCACTGTGTACATCCAAATTTCAGAAGTCATTTCCGGGGGGCCGATTGCTATTGCCGGCACTCGGACGGAACAGAAAGTGGTGGCTCTGACTTTTGACCATTCGTGGGGAAACAAGTTTACCCCTTCCATTTTGGATACCTTAAAACAGCATGATCTTAAAGTTACTTTTTTCATTATGGGTCCATGGGCCAAGAAATATCCCGAAGTTGCTCAGCGAATGGTCACGGATGGTCATGAAATAGCAAGTCACGGCTATCGGCATGAAAACTATGGTGACATGCCGCCCGCATGGGTGAAGGAAGATATAACCAAGGCGCAGGAACTGATAAAAGAGGTAACAGGCGTTGAAACCAAGCTTATCCGTCCGCCTAATGGCCACTACAGCCAAACATCTCTTAAAGTTGCAGACGAACTAGGCTATAAAACGATTATTTGGAATGTAGATTCTCTTGATTGGAAGAATCCCGGCCGAGACGTAATTATTGACCGTATTATGAAACGAATTAAACCTGGCGCCATTATACTGATGCACGCTTCCGATACTCCCGTGCAGACGGCGGAAGCCTTACCCGTCGTCATTGAAAAGATTAAAGCGGAAGGGTATAAGATCGTTACCGTAAGTGAACTGCTCACCAATTGTAGTGAAAAAGGAATTCAGAGACATTGATAAGCTTCAGGCTGTTGAAAAACTTCGTCTAGCGTCGTTGCTCCTCACAGATCGGGTTAGTATGCAAGGTGCGCCTGGCTGTACTCGTTTTTGAACAGCCTGGAGTTTGTCGACAAGCAGAAGGGGCTGTCGCGCTAAGATAGCACCTAAAACAACAAAAAAAGGCGTCCGGCTAAGGCACGCCCCCAATAAAGAAGTATTTACATTGACATAATGATAGTGCCATGATATAGTAAGTTAAAGAAAGAGGGAGTGTATTGATGTCGGTAATTCTGTAAGGGGTTAGGTTAAGGGCATGAAACGAGCAGTTGTTCTGCTTTTATTTGTGTTGTCAAAAACTGCCTTACAGATTGAATGAGCATCCATTATTTATAATGGTGTAATTTGTAGCGCAGTATCATACTGCGCTTTTTTGTTTTCTTTCTATAAGGCGAAAATTAGAAAGGAAGAATACCATGTATCCATTTACAGACCAGTTTATGTCCAATGATGAAAATGTTGAGTTCTTGAAAGCCGCTATGATGGGGCCAAATGCCATGCGATTATCAGAGGAATTGTCATTGTACCTAAACATTGATGAGAATATGCGAATACTTGACCTTGGCTGCGGGTGTGGTCTTTCCACGCTTTTGTTGGCGAAAAAATATGGCGCGTCCGTTTTCGCCGCCGACCTCTGGATTTCGCCAACTGAAAACTATGAGCGTTTTCAATCTATCGGGATTGATGATAAGGCCGTTCCGATTTCCGTAGACGCGACCAAAGGGCTGCCTTTCGCAAACGGATATTTTGACTTGTTGTTCACCGTGGACGCTTACCATTATTTCGGCGATACGGCGGAAATGCTCCCGTCGCTTATTCCTTTTGTGAAAAAGGGCGGCTATATCGTCGTGGCTATTCCTGGATTAAATTACGAATTTGAGGGTAATGTTCCCGATGAAATGCAGCCGTTTTGGAATAGCGAGATGGAAAGAACCTTGCACTCTCTTGATTGGTGGAAAGATTTGTGGAAGAAAGCAGAGGGCATTGAAATGGTGGACAGTCGCGAAATGGCCTGTTGCAGACAGGCGTGGAAAGAATGGCAGACCGGTTATCATCCCATTGTCGCTGAGGACATCAAAATGATGGAGGCTGAAGGCGGAAAGTATTTTAATCTTATTCAGTTGATTGCTAAAGTACTCTGAATACCTTTGTTCCAATAAAGTGAAGCCTTGTCCGTGAATAAGGCCGCTACGCCTATCCAGCCAGTCAAGGGCCGAGTAGTATTTTGCTAGCGCAAAATCTCCACTCTTAAACCCTTTGACTGACTGGATTTTTGCCGTACCATTGCGCCGCCGACCGCTCCATTTTACGGCAAAATCGGCTCCGCTGGATTGGCGGCAATCGGTAGCTTTATGCGGTGGCTCTGCCCCGCACCTCCCCGGCCTCCTCCAAAGAACAGAGAAACCCGAACGGCGAAAGGCGTTGTCAATGGGAATGTGGAATAGCGGACAGAGCGTATAACACACTACACTTTGCGTGTCACGGTTTCACCCTACCCCGCAAAATGCAAAAGACGGACTATCAGCTTTACGCCGATAGTCCGTCTTTTGTTGTCACATTCCGCTTGTCGACACTACCCAATCTGAATGTTCCTTTTACTTCTTTATTGGGTATCATATATTTTGCCATGCAGCAGGATTTTGTCGATTCAACCCGAAGAATACAAAATTGCATAAAGTACTAATTTAAAGATGATAACTAAATCGCAAAGATATAGTCGGGGTGGCAATTTCATTGAATGAGTACGTTTATTCTGCGAAGGAAAAGATTATAAACAACCAGCGTATAGATTTTGCGGATGCCATGGCTTTATATTATCATGAAGATCTCCTGATGCTGGCGCAACTGGCACGGAAAGCAAAGGAAGCAAAATCGGGACGACACGTTTATTTTAATGTCAATCGTCATATTAATCTGTCTAATATTTGCCAATCGGGGTGTCCGCTTTGTGCATTTGCCTGTAAATCGGGTGAGGAACAGGCTTTTGTGCTGGAAACGGCAGATGTGGAAAAAATTGTAAGGCAGGCAGTTAAAGGTACACCGGATTTAACCGAAATCCATATTGTCAGCGCTCTAAATCCTGAAAAAGCATTTTCTTACTATATGAACATTATTGAGACGGTGAGACGGGAAGCGCCTCACGTTCACATTAAAGCATTCACTCCGGTCGAGATCAGCCATTTTTCCCAAATCTCCGGTTACTCAGTGAAAGCTGTATTGGAAAAATTAAAAGAAGCCGGACTGCATTCCCTGCCAGGTGGTGGCGCTGAAATACTGGATGACGAAGTGCGACAAATAATTTGTCCCAACAAAGCTTCAACTGCCCAGTGGATTGAGGTAATCAGAACTGCTCACAAACTAAATATACCTACAAACGCCACCATGCTTTACGGGCATATTGAAACTGTTGCCCAGCGGATCCGGCATCTTCTGACTATCAGGGATATCCAGGACGAAACAGGCGGTTTTCAAGGATTTGTTGCCTTTCCTTTCCACCCGGGCAATACGGACCTGGCTGCGACTCACACAGTCAACAGAGTATCAGCTTGGGAAGATCTGAAAATGATTGCCATAGCCCGGCTGATACTTGATAACGTTGAGCATATTAAAGCCTTCTGGATGATGCTTACCCTGCCGGTTGCCCAACTGTCCCTTGCTTTTGGCGTGGATGATTTTGATGGAACGGTAGTAGAGGAAAAAATTATCCACGCTGCCGGCGCCAAGACAAAATCCGGCATTACTAAGAAGGAATTGATCGCCTTGATACGGGAAACCGGCTTAATTCCGGTGGAACGGGACACCTTTTACCACCACCTTAAAGTATATGACGGAGAGAAACAAGGATGAATACCGGCAATCAAGCTAGATTAGGACATATTGATTTTATCAATTGTTTGCCATTGGCACACGGACTGAAAGCAGGTGGTTTCGGTCAGGACCTTGATATTGTGGCAGGAGCGCCGTCGTGGCTCAACCGGCTGGCAATAGACGGAAAGGTTGACATCACACCCGTTTCTTCAATTATATATGCTATAAATAAGAATAGATTTCTTATATTGCCTGATGTCTCGATTAGTGCGAAGGGAATTTTGCAAAGCATAATCCTGGTAGCCAAAAGACCAATATATGAATTAGAAGGAGCGAAAGTGGCGTTAACCTATAAATCAGCTACATCCCATATACTGCTCAAGATTATTATGAATAAGGCTTATAATTTGACGCCCGACTATTTCATCTCCCAGGCCGCCGGGGTTGATGAAGCACTGCAAGATGCCGACGCCGCTTTGTTTATCGGCGATGATGCTCTATATGCCTATCACCGTAAAAGACGGAGCTATTACTATTATGACCTGGGCGGAGAGTGGAAAAAGCTGACCGGGCAAGCCATGGTATATGCTTTATGGGTGGTAGACCGCCGGTTTGCCGGGAGCTTCCCGGAACTGGTTACTATGATTCACCGCCGAGTGACGCAAGGGTTTTCCTACGGCTTGTCCCACCTTCCGGAGGCAGCTGCGGCGATTAACGGCAAAGTGCCTTTCACTGCCGAACAGATACTCCATTATTTAGACCTTTTGAACTACGGCTTGTCATCTGAACATCAAACGGCCTTGTTGACATATTACAGCATGGCGCAAGAGCTTGGATATATAGCGGATGTTCCGGCTCTCCGCTTTGCCCGGGTGGGGGGAGAAAGGGAATGATGTCCTTGGCTGAAGCATTGGATTTGTTAAATGGCGCCGACATCCTGGAGTTAGGGCGGGCGGCGGACACTGTTCGCTACCGGATTCACCCGGAAAATGTGGTTACCTTTATCATTGACCGTAATATCAATTATACCAACATATGCAAAAGTGAATGCAAATTTTGCGCCTTTTATCGTCCGGCATATCACCGGGACGGCTATGTGTTATCTTATGACGATATCCTTAATAAAATTAGAGAAACCGTTGCTGCCGGCGGTACACAAATCATGTTGCAGGGCGGATTAAATTCTGAATTGAGTCTTGACTATTACCTAAATTTGCTTAAACTTATAAAAAAGCACTATTCCATTTCCATTACTATCCATTCCTTTTCTCCTGCTGAAATACAATTCATGGCCAAGCAGGCAGGAATTTCCCTTAAAGAGACCTTGCTTAAATTAAAGAGTGCGGGTTTGGATTCTCTTCCCGGCGGTGGGGCTGAAATTTTGGTGGACGAGGTTAGAAGACGGGTAAGCCCAAAGAAGATCAGCGCTGCTGATTGGCTGGAGGTTATGCGGCAAGCCCACGGGGTTGGGTTGAAAGCTACTGCGACTATGGTAATCGGTATGGGAGAAAGTTTTAAAGACAGATTGGAACATATGGAAAAGATACGCGCGCTGCAGGAAGAAACCGGCGGTTTTCGCGCTTTCATCATGTGGTCCTATCAACCGGGAAATACTCAGCTCGGCGGCGAGAAGATCTCAGCCTGGGACTATTTAAGAACTCTGGCTGTTGCCCGGCTTTATTTGCATAATATAGAGCATATTCAGGGTTCGTGGGTTACACAGGGTCAAAACATAGGCCAACTGACTTTGGCGTTTGGCGCCGATGACCTTGGCAGCATTATGCTGGAAGAAAATGTTGTACGGGCGGCAGGCACTGCTTACGAAATGTCTGTCAACAAGATGCTGGGGATGATTCGGGCGGCAGGAAAAATTCCGGCCCAGCGAGATACAGAATACAATATTATTAAACGCTTTGAGTAATAAGTTACTGCGGTACGAAAGACTGGCAGTCCTGGATTGGGAGGAATGGTGATGGATCTAGATAAAACCGAATTTGCCGTTATCGGTGGTTCCGGTACGTTGTCTGGCAATTTTCCTTTGGGTGTGGACGACACGGGAATTGAGCTTCTTGGGGAAAATCTCGCAATTGACACGCCCTACGGACGCAGCCCGGCTTTTCGTTTATTTAGCGTGGATGGGCAACGGGTATTAACATGTAAGATGCATGGCTGGCGCAGCGGGGTAAGCCGGGCCGACGCTTCCCGTCAAATTTTTTGGGTATTTCGTCAAATAGGCGTAAAGCGGATTATCGCTGAAGGTGGCGTTGGATCAGCCAATCATCTGTTAGATCCCCGGGATTTTATTATTCCTCACGATTACATTGATCTGTCGTTGCGTAAGGATGTTGGTCTTGAGGGAAAATATCTATTAGTTATGCGGGAGGCGCTGTGTCCGGAAATACGTTCCGTACTGATTGATACGGTTAAGGAACATTATCACGGACGGGTATTTGCCAGGGGTATATACGCGGTGACCGAAGGACGTCACTTTGAAAGCCCGGCTGAAGTCGCTATGTTAAAAGGACATGCCGATATTATCGGCCAGAGCTTGTGCCCGGAAGTGTATTTAGCCAGAGAAATCGGCGCCTGTTATGCCGGTTTATATTTTGTGGTTAATTACGGCGAAGGTGTGGTCAAAGATTGGTCTCATCAGGAGTTAACCGATATTTTTTTTAATGACGCCCCATTAATCAGCAAAATTATCCTGGCCGCTATTCGCAAGCTGTCTCCCAAAGGTAAATGTGGTTGTTCGGCATTGCGTAAAGAGACATTATTAAAGGAAGTATACAAATAGAGAATATATGTGTATACTCAGGTCATGAATTGTTCGAACTGCTTAGAAGGTCTATAAGCAGTTCCCTGCTTATAGGCCAATAGATAGATATTAATAAGGGGGAATTATATGCCAGTCAACAAACCGGAAATGGTCCTGGTCATGGATTTCGGCGGACAATATAGTCAGCTAATCGCCAGAAGAATCAGGGAATGCGGCGTATATTGCGAAATTGTGCCTTTTAATACCAACATCGGGAAAATCCGTCAGATGGCTCCCCGGGGCATTGTATTTTCCGGAGGACCATCCAGTGTGTATGGGGAAGGCGCTCCTAAATGCGATCCTGCAATATTCGAGATTGATGTGCCTGTACTGGGAATTTGCTATGGGATGCAGCTGACCGCTCATTCTTTAGGTGGGAAAGTAGCCCATGCAACTTCGCGGGAATATGGCAATACGCGCTTATATGTGGATAATCCGGAAGGGCTCTTGGCGGAAATCGGCAGTGAGACTCAGGTTTGGATGAGTCATGGCGACTACATTACTGAACCGCCGCAGGGCTTTGCGGTTACCGGTCATACCAACAGCAGTCCGGTTGCAGCCATGGCTAACAACCAGCGCCAAATTTACGGTGTGCAGTTTCACCCCGAAGTCGTACATACTCCCGAGGGTATGAAGATACTGCG
This window of the Methylomusa anaerophila genome carries:
- a CDS encoding MTAP family purine nucleoside phosphorylase; amino-acid sequence: MDLDKTEFAVIGGSGTLSGNFPLGVDDTGIELLGENLAIDTPYGRSPAFRLFSVDGQRVLTCKMHGWRSGVSRADASRQIFWVFRQIGVKRIIAEGGVGSANHLLDPRDFIIPHDYIDLSLRKDVGLEGKYLLVMREALCPEIRSVLIDTVKEHYHGRVFARGIYAVTEGRHFESPAEVAMLKGHADIIGQSLCPEVYLAREIGACYAGLYFVVNYGEGVVKDWSHQELTDIFFNDAPLISKIILAAIRKLSPKGKCGCSALRKETLLKEVYK